The genomic window ACGCACATCAATACGCTCGCGTCGGAGGTAGTAAAGAACAAAGCGGAGCTCGGCATCGCGTACGACGGCGACACGGACCGCGTGCTGCTCTGCGACAGCAGTGGGCGTGTGCTCGACGGCGACATAATGCTGTGGGTGATAGGGCGCTGGCTCGCTAAGCGCGACAGGCTCGGCGCCGGCGTCGCCGCGACCGTGATGTCGAATATGGCGCTCGAAGAGCTCCTCGCGAAGGAGGGTATAAAAGTTTTCCGCTGCCCGGTCGGCGACAGATACGTGCTCGACACGATGCGTAAAGAGGGGGCGCGAATCGGAGGCGAACAGTCCGGCCACATTATAGCGCTCGAATACGCGAACACCGGCGATGGGCTCTGCGCAGGAGTCCTCTTCCTGAAGGGGGTCGCGGAGCTCGGCGAAGAGATTTCGACGCTCAGCGACCGCTTCGAGCGCTATCCGCAGCTGTTGCGCAACATGCGCGTCGACGGCAAAGAAAAGATAATGAAGAGCGAAAAAGTCGCGTCGGCCGCCGCCGAAGCGGAGAAACTCCTCGGCGGCAGGGGGCGCATGCTTCTGCGTCCGTCGGGGACGGAGCCCCTTATCAGAATATTCGTCGAATCGCGCGACGAAAAGCTTATGAACGAAGCCGCCGGCATCATGGAGGACGCGATCAGAAAGGAAATAGAATGCCATGTCTGAGGTCCGCTACAAGCCGGTAAAGAAAGCGGTATTCCCCGTGGCCGGGCTGGGGACGAGATTCCTCCCCGCGACTAAGGATGTGCCGAAGGAAATGATGACGCTAATCGACAGGCCGCTCATACACCACGGGGTCGACGAGGCGGTCGCCTCCGGCTGCACGCAGATAATGTTCGTCACCGGGCAGGGCAAGGAAAGCATACGCCGCTACTTCGAGCCGTCGGAGGAGCTGGTCGCTGCCCTGCGCGAGCGCGGCAAGGAGGACCTCGCGGAAAAGGTCGACGGCATACATAAGCTC from Synergistes jonesii includes these protein-coding regions:
- the glmM gene encoding phosphoglucosamine mutase, coding for MQDKKRQFFGTDGVRDVANSGMMRPEAAMRLGAAYTVFLRKRGAGTPKIAVGRDTRRSGEMLQSALMAGITSAGGSASDLGVIPTPGVSSVAAHNDFDGGAVISASHNPPEYNGIKFLDKDGFKLTDDDEADIEEIFLDEKKRAFAAPVNIGGVSDGSRFREEYAKRLKKIIEEIKDYSCPIVIDAANGAASAFVEPLFSDWRGRVTFIANKPNGVNINENVGVTHINTLASEVVKNKAELGIAYDGDTDRVLLCDSSGRVLDGDIMLWVIGRWLAKRDRLGAGVAATVMSNMALEELLAKEGIKVFRCPVGDRYVLDTMRKEGARIGGEQSGHIIALEYANTGDGLCAGVLFLKGVAELGEEISTLSDRFERYPQLLRNMRVDGKEKIMKSEKVASAAAEAEKLLGGRGRMLLRPSGTEPLIRIFVESRDEKLMNEAAGIMEDAIRKEIECHV
- a CDS encoding sugar phosphate nucleotidyltransferase, whose protein sequence is MSEVRYKPVKKAVFPVAGLGTRFLPATKDVPKEMMTLIDRPLIHHGVDEAVASGCTQIMFVTGQGKESIRRYFEPSEELVAALRERGKEDLAEKVDGIHKLAEFHYAYQQKPLGLGHAVLCAEEFCKGEFFGLILPDDVMAAKPTVLRQLEAVAEKYD